From a region of the Odontesthes bonariensis isolate fOdoBon6 chromosome 2, fOdoBon6.hap1, whole genome shotgun sequence genome:
- the LOC142395513 gene encoding carbohydrate sulfotransferase 15-like isoform X5 has protein sequence MSLSDCNSRSNTQADQSLSLHSLPLFEIYGRKSVRTFFDFSHTNEPKKLDVKYIPQMFLKNLSCISKVKVLSFLLGSTVTFIVMASYILMWDKNVPLFTAIPYELRPVVTPASINATTVSFERSLIDVKLLEKIISSIQEYTSRKVPDEKDVIGTNTHLFSVLPRQFLPGIKSPCWYEEFTGKVSGERITDPYMKNHFGMFSRRFNNVCHNLRANFRQHLTQRDGKHYRLRCLPYFYIIGQPKCGTTDLFNRLLLHPDVKFNTIKEPHWWTRKRFGYISFKEGFQRNFPVEHYLDLFDLAAHNILEGVSRNPSEDHRAQQIITGEASASTMWDNQAWSYIHRDRAETEPPFLVQDFIHAVQPDARIIIMLRDPVERLYSDYLYFTTAEKSAEDFHQKVTESVQLFQSCLSERSLRFCVYSASLINSMPHQGEQASDLTRRRRVAWLAGPYFRLHPSVDESVFSAFSLG, from the exons ATGTCACTGTCAGACTGCAACAGCAGAAGCAACACACAAGCTGACCAGAGTCTCAGCCTTCACAGCTTGCCTTTGTTTGAAATCTATGGCAGAAAGTCAGTCAGAACATTTTTTGACTTCAGTCACACAAATGAACCTAAAAAATTGGACGTTAAATACATCCCccagatgtttttaaaaaacctaAGCTGTATCTCGAAAGTCAAAGTACTTAGCTTCCTCCTGGGTTCAACAGTGACGTTCATTGTCATGGCTTCGTATATCCTGATGTGGGACAAGAATGTCCCTTTATTCACAGCTATTCCCTATGAGCTCAGACCTGTGGTCACCCCGGCCAGCATAAACGCAACTACAGTTTCTTTTGAAAGGAGTTTAATAGATGTGAAACTGCTGGAGAAGATTATCAGTTCCATTCAGGAGTACACATCCAGGAAGGTGCCTGATGAAAAAGACGTCATTGGCACAAATACTCAC ctgttctcaGTATTGCCTCGACAGTTTTTGCCCGGCATCAAGAGCCCATGCTGGTATGAAGAGTTCACGGGTAAAGTCTCTGGTGAACGTATCACTGACCCGTACATGAAGAACCACTTCGGAATGTTCTCAAGAAGATTCAACAACGTGTGTCACAACCTGAGAGCCAACTTCCGTCAGCACCTAACCCAAAGAGATGGCAAGCACTATCGTCTCCGCTGCTTGCCGTACTTCTACATCATTGGCCAACCAAAGTGTGGCACAACAGACTTGTTTAACAGACTGCTGTTGCATCCAGATGTCAAATTTAACACCATAAAGGAGCCGCACTGGTGGACAAGGAAACGGTTTG GTTACATCAGTTTTAAAGAAGGCTTCCAGAGAAATTTTCCCGTGGAACATTACCTGGATCTGTTTGACTTGGCAGCCCACAACATCCTAGAAGGAGTCAGTAGAAATCCATCTGAAGACCACCGTGCACAGCAGATCATAACAG GTGAAGCCAGTGCATCCACTATGTGGGACAATCAAGCCTGGAGCTATATCCATAGAGACAGAGCGGAGACCGAGCCTCCTTTCCTGGTCCAGGACTTTATCCACGCGGTCCAACCTGATGCCAGAATCATCATCATGCTCAGGGATCCAGTCGAAAG gcTTTACTCCGACTACTTGTACTTCACCACAGCCGAAAAGTCAGCAGAGGACTTCCATCAGAAGGTCACAGAGTCAGTTCAGTTGTTTCAGTCCTGTCTCTCTGAGAGGTCACTCCGTTTCTGTGTCTACAGCGCCAGCCTTATCAATAGCATGCCG catcagggagagcaggcgtctgacctgacgaggagacgccgggttgcctggctggctggaccttactttcgattgcacccctccgtcgatgagagtgtgttctctgcattttcactcgg gtaa
- the LOC142395513 gene encoding carbohydrate sulfotransferase 15-like isoform X4 — protein MSLSDCNSRSNTQADQSLSLHSLPLFEIYGRKSVRTFFDFSHTNEPKKLDVKYIPQMFLKNLSCISKVKVLSFLLGSTVTFIVMASYILMWDKNVPLFTAIPYELRPVVTPASINATTVSFERSLIDVKLLEKIISSIQEYTSRKVPDEKDVIGTNTHLFSVLPRQFLPGIKSPCWYEEFTGKVSGERITDPYMKNHFGMFSRRFNNVCHNLRANFRQHLTQRDGKHYRLRCLPYFYIIGQPKCGTTDLFNRLLLHPDVKFNTIKEPHWWTRKRFGYISFKEGFQRNFPVEHYLDLFDLAAHNILEGVSRNPSEDHRAQQIITGEASASTMWDNQAWSYIHRDRAETEPPFLVQDFIHAVQPDARIIIMLRDPVERLYSDYLYFTTAEKSAEDFHQKVTESVQLFQSCLSERSLRFCVYSASLINSMPHQGEQASDLTRRRRVAWLAGPYFRLHPSVDESVFSAFSLGYVL, from the exons ATGTCACTGTCAGACTGCAACAGCAGAAGCAACACACAAGCTGACCAGAGTCTCAGCCTTCACAGCTTGCCTTTGTTTGAAATCTATGGCAGAAAGTCAGTCAGAACATTTTTTGACTTCAGTCACACAAATGAACCTAAAAAATTGGACGTTAAATACATCCCccagatgtttttaaaaaacctaAGCTGTATCTCGAAAGTCAAAGTACTTAGCTTCCTCCTGGGTTCAACAGTGACGTTCATTGTCATGGCTTCGTATATCCTGATGTGGGACAAGAATGTCCCTTTATTCACAGCTATTCCCTATGAGCTCAGACCTGTGGTCACCCCGGCCAGCATAAACGCAACTACAGTTTCTTTTGAAAGGAGTTTAATAGATGTGAAACTGCTGGAGAAGATTATCAGTTCCATTCAGGAGTACACATCCAGGAAGGTGCCTGATGAAAAAGACGTCATTGGCACAAATACTCAC ctgttctcaGTATTGCCTCGACAGTTTTTGCCCGGCATCAAGAGCCCATGCTGGTATGAAGAGTTCACGGGTAAAGTCTCTGGTGAACGTATCACTGACCCGTACATGAAGAACCACTTCGGAATGTTCTCAAGAAGATTCAACAACGTGTGTCACAACCTGAGAGCCAACTTCCGTCAGCACCTAACCCAAAGAGATGGCAAGCACTATCGTCTCCGCTGCTTGCCGTACTTCTACATCATTGGCCAACCAAAGTGTGGCACAACAGACTTGTTTAACAGACTGCTGTTGCATCCAGATGTCAAATTTAACACCATAAAGGAGCCGCACTGGTGGACAAGGAAACGGTTTG GTTACATCAGTTTTAAAGAAGGCTTCCAGAGAAATTTTCCCGTGGAACATTACCTGGATCTGTTTGACTTGGCAGCCCACAACATCCTAGAAGGAGTCAGTAGAAATCCATCTGAAGACCACCGTGCACAGCAGATCATAACAG GTGAAGCCAGTGCATCCACTATGTGGGACAATCAAGCCTGGAGCTATATCCATAGAGACAGAGCGGAGACCGAGCCTCCTTTCCTGGTCCAGGACTTTATCCACGCGGTCCAACCTGATGCCAGAATCATCATCATGCTCAGGGATCCAGTCGAAAG gcTTTACTCCGACTACTTGTACTTCACCACAGCCGAAAAGTCAGCAGAGGACTTCCATCAGAAGGTCACAGAGTCAGTTCAGTTGTTTCAGTCCTGTCTCTCTGAGAGGTCACTCCGTTTCTGTGTCTACAGCGCCAGCCTTATCAATAGCATGCCG catcagggagagcaggcgtctgacctgacgaggagacgccgggttgcctggctggctggaccttactttcgattgcacccctccgtcgatgagagtgtgttctctgcattttcactcgggtacgttctctaa
- the LOC142395513 gene encoding carbohydrate sulfotransferase 15-like isoform X6 translates to MSLSDCNSRSNTQADQSLSLHSLPLFEIYGRKSVRTFFDFSHTNEPKKLDVKYIPQMFLKNLSCISKVKVLSFLLGSTVTFIVMASYILMWDKNVPLFTAIPYELRPVVTPASINATTVSFERSLIDVKLLEKIISSIQEYTSRKVPDEKDVIGTNTHLFSVLPRQFLPGIKSPCWYEEFTGKVSGERITDPYMKNHFGMFSRRFNNVCHNLRANFRQHLTQRDGKHYRLRCLPYFYIIGQPKCGTTDLFNRLLLHPDVKFNTIKEPHWWTRKRFGYISFKEGFQRNFPVEHYLDLFDLAAHNILEGVSRNPSEDHRAQQIITGEASASTMWDNQAWSYIHRDRAETEPPFLVQDFIHAVQPDARIIIMLRDPVERLYSDYLYFTTAEKSAEDFHQKVTESVQLFQSCLSERSLRFCVYSASLINSMPVSHHMRCWRTTLTGQIQIFTFNCTCAHAAQM, encoded by the exons ATGTCACTGTCAGACTGCAACAGCAGAAGCAACACACAAGCTGACCAGAGTCTCAGCCTTCACAGCTTGCCTTTGTTTGAAATCTATGGCAGAAAGTCAGTCAGAACATTTTTTGACTTCAGTCACACAAATGAACCTAAAAAATTGGACGTTAAATACATCCCccagatgtttttaaaaaacctaAGCTGTATCTCGAAAGTCAAAGTACTTAGCTTCCTCCTGGGTTCAACAGTGACGTTCATTGTCATGGCTTCGTATATCCTGATGTGGGACAAGAATGTCCCTTTATTCACAGCTATTCCCTATGAGCTCAGACCTGTGGTCACCCCGGCCAGCATAAACGCAACTACAGTTTCTTTTGAAAGGAGTTTAATAGATGTGAAACTGCTGGAGAAGATTATCAGTTCCATTCAGGAGTACACATCCAGGAAGGTGCCTGATGAAAAAGACGTCATTGGCACAAATACTCAC ctgttctcaGTATTGCCTCGACAGTTTTTGCCCGGCATCAAGAGCCCATGCTGGTATGAAGAGTTCACGGGTAAAGTCTCTGGTGAACGTATCACTGACCCGTACATGAAGAACCACTTCGGAATGTTCTCAAGAAGATTCAACAACGTGTGTCACAACCTGAGAGCCAACTTCCGTCAGCACCTAACCCAAAGAGATGGCAAGCACTATCGTCTCCGCTGCTTGCCGTACTTCTACATCATTGGCCAACCAAAGTGTGGCACAACAGACTTGTTTAACAGACTGCTGTTGCATCCAGATGTCAAATTTAACACCATAAAGGAGCCGCACTGGTGGACAAGGAAACGGTTTG GTTACATCAGTTTTAAAGAAGGCTTCCAGAGAAATTTTCCCGTGGAACATTACCTGGATCTGTTTGACTTGGCAGCCCACAACATCCTAGAAGGAGTCAGTAGAAATCCATCTGAAGACCACCGTGCACAGCAGATCATAACAG GTGAAGCCAGTGCATCCACTATGTGGGACAATCAAGCCTGGAGCTATATCCATAGAGACAGAGCGGAGACCGAGCCTCCTTTCCTGGTCCAGGACTTTATCCACGCGGTCCAACCTGATGCCAGAATCATCATCATGCTCAGGGATCCAGTCGAAAG gcTTTACTCCGACTACTTGTACTTCACCACAGCCGAAAAGTCAGCAGAGGACTTCCATCAGAAGGTCACAGAGTCAGTTCAGTTGTTTCAGTCCTGTCTCTCTGAGAGGTCACTCCGTTTCTGTGTCTACAGCGCCAGCCTTATCAATAGCATGCCG gtaagccatcatatgagatgttggagaaccacgctgactggacaaattcagatttttacattcaactgtacctgtgcacatgctgctcaaatgtga